CCCGCCCCCCAAGTGGAGGGAGCTTCCCGAAAGACGCATGCGCAGAAAGGCTGCAGTCATCCTAGAGGTGGACTCTGAATCTTGCGCAGGCGCGTTAGGTCCTTGTCGCTATGAGGGTTCTTGTGGgtgagggagggcaggaagggggagtgggaggaggCCGGTTTATACGAAGAAAACATAGCCAGAAATTGAGGGCTAGGAGGCCGTTTCTGAGAGAGGGCACCGTCTCGTGCACAGGCAACCTGGCCTTGGCCTCAGAGCCCTAGAAGCCGAATCTCCCTAAACTCTGTGACCTGTGTCACCTCTGCATCGCGGGGAGGGGGCGAGGAGGGGAGAAGTCTGGCGTCAGATGGGAGGGCACCGGAAGAGGGGGCCACGTGGGGACGGAAGGCGCCCCCGGGAGGATAAACACCTCTCATTTTCTGATCAGGTGGCGGAACGGGCTTCATTGGGACAGCCCTAACCCAGCTGCTGAAGGCCAGGGGCCACGAAGTGACGCTGGTCTCCCGAAAGCCAGGGGCCGGTCGGATCACGTGGGTATGTCCAAATTCTGGAAGCATGGGGCGTGGGGCTGGGGCCTAGTTTGGTGGCGCAGGGCGAGGGCGAGGGCTCGCGGGCACTGTGTGCTTTCTCCAACAGGATGAGCTCGCTACGTCGGGGCTGCCCCGCTGCGATGCCGCCGTCAATCTGGCGGGAGAGAACATCCTCAACCCTCTCCGCAGGTCAGCCGGGCCCTGAAGCTGACATCCttcagagcagagggaggagagggccgACTCTGAGGATTACTGTGAGCTGTGAAGAATGGGACTGCCAGATTGAGAACTCAGCCCGTATACCGGACTGCtcgttcccccacccccactcctccaCAGCCACTTGCCCTTCTTCCCGCTCAGCTGGTGGACCTTGCTCCCCACTCAGGATGCCCAAAGTAGATGTGCCTTTTCCTTCTACAGAAGAGATGGACCATTCCTCTAAGCTGCAATGCAGGGTTTTATTAGAAATGGATATGGATGGGCCccagggaaagagaggaaaggaagggtaTGTACATGTATTTAGTGGCATTTTATTTCCCGTTTCTCCTGCAGGTGGAATGAAGCCTTCCAAAAAGAGGTTCTCAGCAGCCGCCTGGAGACCACCCAAATGCTGGCTAGAGCCATTGCCAAAGCCCCACAATCCCCCCAAGTCTGGGTCTTAGTCACAGGTGTAGGTATGTCCCACACCACCAACCCTTAGACTAGCCAGGGAAAGGAGGGAGCACAGTGAGGAGCAGCTCAGGCCCCAGAGTGCTGGTCTTTTCCAAGCACGGATCTACCTAGGCCCTCATTCCATGCATATTTCTCCTGACTTTTGTGTACTTTCACTGAGAAATGGGGACCTCAGAGAAAGTGAAGGGAGTGGCACTGCTCCCAGTGCCAGGGAAAGTCCCACCTACTTCCAGGTCCCTTATTTCTTATAGTACAGTTCTTTAGGAACAGAATTCTTGATTCTTGTATTTTACCTTTGGGACCAaataacaaatacacacacacacacactagccaCTATTCTAAGTGATTTGCACATAttacatttaatccttacaagaaACCTAtggagtaggtactattattcccattttaaagatgcaaaaattctgCACAGAGACGTTATGTAACTTGCCTTTAGTCAGAGTTAATAAATGGTGGAGCTGAGATTaaaactcaggcagtctggcaCCCAAGTCTTTATTCTTAGCTTCTCACTCTAGCACCTCAGCTTAGCCCCATAACGAAAGATAAGAATGACTCCAGGGCCGGAACAGGTCAGCTCATGGAGAAGATCAAGGGGAAAATATCCATGGCTCTGAGTTCCCGTGGGGAGATCCCAAGGGCCAAGGAGGGTGAGGCCAAGGGGAGCCTTGACTGCAAAGGGCCAGACAGGACCAAGGACATGCAGAGCAAACAAGTGCTGTTCCACCGGCAGCTTACTACCAGCCCAGCCTGACTGCCGAGTACGATGAGGACAGCCCAGGAGGGGATTTTGACTTTTTCTCCAACCTTGTAACCAAATGGGAAGCTGCGGCGAGGCTTCCTGGAGATTCTACACGCCAAGTGGTGGTGCGCTCTGGTGAGAACCAGGGCCCTGGGTATCAGACAGGGTTGGAATGCCTTCTctgggctgggagggtggggggataAGGGGAGCTGGGCTTACAGAGGATGCCTCCACTTCTAGCTAACCTACAGGTGGGAGGGCGGGACATCCCAAAGAGAGCCACACCCCTTGCCTGCCACAGAGCAGTCAGCATCGGGAAAAGGTgaggaaggggaagcagggaggaacAGTGAGACTGCCTGGAGGCTAAGGGGCCTTCCTGTACCGTCCTTCTTGCCCGCTCTAGGGGTTGTGCTGGGCCGTGGAGGCGGTGCCATTGGTCACATGCTGCTGCCCTTCCGCCTGGGCCTGGGGGGCCCCATCGGCTCAGGCCACCAGTTCTTCCCCTGGATTCACATCAGAGACTTGGCAGGAATCCTAGCCCACGCCCTTGAAGCAAGCCACGTGCAAGGGGTCCTGAACGGAGTGGCTCCAGCCTCCTCCACTACCAACGCTGAGTTTGCCCGGGCCTTGGGCGCAGCCCTGGGCCGCCCAGCCCTCATCCCTCTCCCCAGCACGGTGG
Above is a genomic segment from Tursiops truncatus isolate mTurTru1 chromosome 2, mTurTru1.mat.Y, whole genome shotgun sequence containing:
- the SDR39U1 gene encoding epimerase family protein SDR39U1 — protein: MRVLVGGGTGFIGTALTQLLKARGHEVTLVSRKPGAGRITWDELATSGLPRCDAAVNLAGENILNPLRRWNEAFQKEVLSSRLETTQMLARAIAKAPQSPQVWVLVTGVAYYQPSLTAEYDEDSPGGDFDFFSNLVTKWEAAARLPGDSTRQVVVRSGVVLGRGGGAIGHMLLPFRLGLGGPIGSGHQFFPWIHIRDLAGILAHALEASHVQGVLNGVAPASSTTNAEFARALGAALGRPALIPLPSTVVQAVFGRERAVMLLEGQKVVPRRTLAAGYQYSFPELGAALKEVIA